The following coding sequences lie in one Spinacia oleracea cultivar Varoflay chromosome 1, BTI_SOV_V1, whole genome shotgun sequence genomic window:
- the LOC110777975 gene encoding polyadenylate-binding protein-interacting protein 5 translates to MKSSTSTLNPHAASYVPVSKREVKDHKGSKTLPVKAAVLVNDLPAKDDYKLKISFEKFQETDSKFIDEESEMDLAYLQMMFPGVSDQSVADVYNVNSGDLDAAVDMLTHLESVENVQDGFNIEQFEEPVSSSECSLAKAVNVAGESSSSARPSDLAVAT, encoded by the exons ATGAAATCAAGCACATCGACCCTGAATCCACATGCTGCTTCATACGTACCAGTCTCAAAGAGAGAAGTAAAGGACCATAAAGGGTCTAAGACCCTTCCTGTGAAAGCTGCTGTTTTAGTTAATGATCTCCCTGCTAAGGATGACTACAAGCTTAAGATATCGTTTGAAAAGTTTCAGGAAACAGACAGTAAATTCATTGATGAAGAGTCTGAAATGGACCTAGCTTATCTCCAGATGATGTTTCCTGGTGTTTCTGATCAGTCTGTTGCCGATGTCTATAATGTCAATAGCGGCGACTTGGATGCTGCAGTTGACATGCTGACCCACTTGGAG TCTGTTGAGAATGTTCAGGATGGTTTCAATATTGAACAGTTCGAGGAGCCTGTTTCTTCGAGTGAGTGCTCATTGGCGAAGGCCGTAAATGTGGCAGGTGAATCTAGCAGCTCTGCACGTCCATCTGATTTAGCTGTTGCTACCTGA